From a region of the Chloroflexota bacterium genome:
- a CDS encoding Flp family type IVb pilin: MSERMLLWMLKHKAQRGQGMAEYGIAIAAVVIVVWAAMKVLGVNISGFITGIASHF; the protein is encoded by the coding sequence ATGTCTGAACGAATGCTTTTGTGGATGCTGAAACACAAAGCCCAGCGGGGGCAGGGCATGGCTGAATACGGCATTGCAATAGCCGCCGTGGTCATCGTGGTGTGGGCTGCCATGAAAGTGTTGGGCGTCAACATTTCTGGTTTCATCACCGGTATTGCAAGCCATTTCTAA